One stretch of Archocentrus centrarchus isolate MPI-CPG fArcCen1 chromosome 5, fArcCen1, whole genome shotgun sequence DNA includes these proteins:
- the LOC115780978 gene encoding interferon-induced GTP-binding protein Mx-like yields MTRKKRGDEWYGKISYHNYGEELKDPALVEQKIREAQLKLIGNDVGISSELISLEIASPDVPDLTLIDLPGIARVAVEGQSENIGEQIKEMIQSIIKKQETISLVVVPCNVDIATTEALKMAKEVDPDGERTLGILTKPDLVDEGTEETVIKIVHNEVIPLKKGYMIVKCRGQKEITEKVPLSEAIDKEETFFKEHAHFQILYDESQATVPKLAEKLTLELVHHIQKSLPRLDEQTQKKLKWTQARLAELRKGPPSDAAERLKFLSDRVSAFTQDAISLTKGEELRCGYKSNIFSTLRTKFEAWEKFIQNSGTSFETSVRTAESQFEQKYRGKELPMFINYNTFEALVQEQIRQLEEPAVQKLKEVSGMFFLNAAIIAKIMGKELFELAQDSFVGFPNLINATKLNIETIRNEREDAARSMLRMQFQMELVVYTQDNRYIRKMNKKIAQQGLGPQLYSSGFTPKEMMKHFGVYYKIAGQRLSDQIPLVIRYQMLQEFACHVQRGMLQILQQKERAESLLEEDTVTKNRREELQLRLERLSRARLLLTEFSMNTHKVNSMGKLTSDF; encoded by the exons ATGAcaagaaagaagagaggagaTGAGTGGTATGGAAAGATAAGCTACCACAACTATGGAGAAGAGCTAAAAGATCCTGCACTTGTGGAGCAAAAGATTCGAGAAG CTCAGCTTAAACTGATTGGGAACGATGTGGGGATCAGCAGTGAGCTCATCAGTCTGGAGATCGCTTCCCCTGATGTTCCAGACCTTACACTGATCGACCTGCCTGGCATTGCCAGGGTGGCTGTGGAAGGACAGTCAGAGAACATTGGTGAACAG ATAAAAGAAATGATCCAGAGTATcatcaaaaaacaagaaaccatCAGCTTGGTGGTTGTTCCCTGTAATGTGGACATTGCAACCACAGAAGCTTTGAAGATGGCAAAGGAGGTGGATCCTGATGGAGAGAGGACTTTGG gcaTCTTGACTAAACCTGACCTGGTGGACGAAGGCACAGAAGAGACAGTGATTAAAATTGTCCATAATGAAGTCATCCCTCTGAAGAAGGGTTACATGATTGTCAAATGCAGAGGTCAGAAGGAGATCACAGAGAAGGTGCCTCTTAGTGAAGCAATAGACAAAGAGGAAACCTTCTTCAAGGAGCATGCTCATTTCCA GATTCTCTATGATGAAAGTCAGGCCACTGTTCCTAAACTGGCAGAAAAACTGACTCTTGAACTGGTGCATCATATCCAG AAATCTCTGCCTCGGCTTGATGAGCAGACACAGAAGAAACTCAAATGGACTCAGGCAAGGCTGGCCGAATTAAGAAAAGGACCTCCATCTGATGCAGCTGAGAGACTAAAGTTCCTCAGTGAC AGAGTGTCAGCATTCACACAGGATGCTATCAGTCTCACCAAAGGTGAAGAATTAAGATGTGGCTACAAGTCCAACATCTTTTCCACGCTCAGAACTAAGTTTGAAGCATGGGAGAAATTCATACAGAACTCTGGAACATCAT TTGAAACGAGTGTTCGGACAGCAGAGTCTCAGTTTGAACAAAAGTACCGTGGGAAAGAACTGCCCATGTTTATCAACTACAACACCTTTGAGGCCCTTGTCCAGGAGCAGATCAGGCAGCTGGAAGAGCCGGCTGTCCAGAAACTCAAGGAAGTGTCAGGCATGTTTTTTCTTAATGCTGCAATCATTGCAA agaTTATGGGGAAAGAGCTGTTTGAATTGGCACAAGACAGCTTTGTTGGTTTTCCTAACCTCATCAATGCAACTAAG TTGAACATTGAAACCATCAGAAATGAAAGGGAAGATGCAGCAAGGTCCATGCTGAGGATGCAGTTTCAGATGGAGCTGGTTGTCTACACTCAGGACAACagatacatcaggaagatgaatAAGAAAATTGCTCAACAAGGACTAGGACCACAACTGTACAGCAGTGGGTTCACCCCGAAAGAGATGATGAAACACTTTGGAGTATATTACAAA ATTGCTGGTCAACGTCTGTCTGACCAGATCCCCCTGGTGATCCGCTATCAGATGCTGCAGGAGTTTGCCTGCCACGTGCAGAGGGGGATGCTGCAGATATtacagcagaaagagagagcagagtcCCTGCTTGAAGAGGACACTGTCACAAAAAATAGAAGAGAAGAACTTCAGCTGCGCCTTGAGCGCCTCTCAAGAGCTCGCCTTCTGTTAACTGAATTTagtatgaacacacacaaagtcaacTCAATGGGAAAGTTAACATCAGATTTCTGA
- the LOC115780069 gene encoding interferon-induced GTP-binding protein Mx-like isoform X2: MTRKKKREGWHGKISYKNYEEEIERPALVEKKIREAQDKLVGNGIGISSELITLEIASPDVPDLTLIDLPGITRVAVNGQSENIGEQIKMLIQSIIKKQETISLVVVPCNVDIATTEALRMAQQVDPDGERTLGILTKPDLVDEGTEETVVKIVLNEVIPLKKGYMIVKCRGQKEITEKVSLTEALVKEEAFFKEHAHFQFLYDEGQATVAKLAEKLTLELVHHIQKSLPRLDEQIQKKLKGTKVKLDKLSNGPPSDASERLGFLIDRVSAFTQDAISLTKGEELRCGYKSNIFSTLRTKFEAWKEAIEKSGTNFSWNIQREVSQYEKKYRGRELPGFINYKTFEAMIQEQIKQLEEPAVQKLKQVSEIAKKELFELAQNSLVGFPNLIRTAMLKIEAIRNEREATAESMLRMQFQMELVVYTQDNTYGKMLAKRKREDEQQPVFPCGSAPKTLVNSNSSEATLKEMLKHLRSYYQIAGQRLADQVPLVIRYQMLQEFARQLHREMLQMLQDRERTETLLQEDSQTKIQREQFQKSLKRLSSARLLLTDFSMNTYNFSSNTSLKPDF, from the exons AtgacaagaaagaagaaaagagaggggTGGCATGGAAAGATAAGCTACAAGAACTATGAAGAAGAAATCGAAAGACCTGCACTTGTGGAGAAAAAGATTCGAGAAG CTCAAGATAAACTGGTGGGGAACGGGATTGGGATCAGCAGTGAGCTCATCACTCTGGAGATTGCATCCCCTGATGTTCCCGATCTGACGCTCATCGACCTGCCCGGCATCACCAGGGTGGCTGTCAATGGGCAGTCAGAGAACATTGGTGAACAG ATAAAAATGCTAATCCAGAGTATcatcaaaaaacaagaaaccatCAGCTTGGTGGTCGTTCCATGCAATGTGGACATTGCAACCACAGAAGCTTTGAGGATGGCGCAGCAGGTGGATCCTGATGGAGAGAGGACTTTGG gcaTCTTGACTAAACCTGACCTGGTGGACGAAGGCACAGAAGAGACAGTGGTTAAAATTGTCCTTAATGAAGTCATCCCTCTGAAGAAGGGTTACATGATTGTCAAATGCAGAGGTCAGAAGGAGATCACAGAGAAGGTGTCTCTTACGGAAGCTCTAGTAAAAGAGGAAGCCTTCTTCAAGGAGCATGCTCATTTCCA GTTTCTCTATGATGAAGGTCAGGCCACTGTTGCTAAACTGGCAGAAAAACTGACTCTTGAACTGGTGCATCATATCCAG AAGTCTCTGCCTCGGCTTGATGAGCAGatacagaagaaactgaaaggtACTAAGGTAAAGCTGGACAAATTAAGCAATGGACCTCCTTCTGATGCAAGTGAGAGACTTGGTTTCCTCATTGAT AGAGTGTCAGCATTCACACAGGATGCTATCAGTCTCACCAAAGGTGAAGAATTAAGATGTGGATACAAGTCCAACATCTTTTCCACGCTCAGAACTAAGTTTGAAGCATGGAAGGAAGCCATTGAGAAATCTGGAACAAATT TCAGCTGGAATATTCAGAGAGAGGTCTCTcagtatgaaaaaaagtatCGTGGAAGAGAGCTGCCAGGGTTTATCAACTATAAGACCTTTGAGGCCATGATCCAGGAGCAGATCAAACAGCTGGAAGAGCCTGCTGTCCAGAAACTCAAGCAAGTATCAg agaTTGCAAAGAAAGAGCTGTTTGAGTTGGCACAGAACAGCCTGGTTGGCTTTCCTAACCTCATCAGAACAGCAATG TTGAAGATTGAAGCCATCAGAAATGAAAGGGAAGCTACAGCAGAGTCCATGCTGAGGATGCAGTTCCAGATGGAGCTGGTTGTCTACACTCAGGACAACACATACGgcaagatgttagcaaagcGGAAGAGGGAAGATGAACAGCAGCCTGTTTTTCCCTGTGGTTCAGCCCCAAAAACCCTTGTGAACAGTAACAGCAGCGAGGCCACCCTGAAAGAGATGCTGAAACACCTTAGATCCTATTACCAA ATTGCCGGTCAGCGTCTGGCTGACCAGGTCCCCCTGGTGATCCGCTATCAGATGCTGCAGGAGTTTGCCAGGCAGCTGCACAGGGAGATGCTGCAGATGCTTCAGGACAGGGAGAGAACAGAGACCCTGCTTCAAGAAGACAGTCAAACAAAAATTCAGAGAGAACAATTTCAGAAGTCCCTTAAGCGCCTCTCAAGTGCTCGTCTTCTGTTGACTGATTTTAGTATGAACACATACAACTTCAGCTCAAACACAAGCTTAAAACCAGATTTCTAA
- the LOC115780072 gene encoding uncharacterized protein LOC115780072 has translation MEKWKQEMQEAHEIVRENAKKAAERSKRHYDGKVRSSVLCPGDRVLVRNLTPRGGTGKLRNHWEQDIHVVIRQVAEGLPVYEVKPEQGRGRSRTMHRNLLLPCDYLPLETQPKAPPKQEKRRVKETETENADQKEEDEEEEWVYCYKPVIHSQMPHADGVIERADTQQDSGQEKQNLSDDELIEGRLIANTDEPETQQENVPQEENYQDRDESLVEKAVDEIPAFQHPEPPGGEKEQTDGAPRRERRAPKVFTYDQLGTPTCYSTAYGNERLYQHQPIQYQHIRPVTLWTNPFQTYQPIIMQGY, from the coding sequence ATGGAGAAATGGAAACAAGAAATGCAGGAGGCACATGAAATAGTACGAGAGAACGCAAAGAAGGCAGCAGAGAGAAGTAAAAGACATTATGATGGGAAAGTAAGAAGCTCTGTGCTATGTCCTGGCGATCGAGTCCTTGTTCGAAACCTGACACCTAGGGGAGGAACTGGAAAGCTTCGTAATCACTGGGAACAGGATATTCATGTTGTGATCCGTCAGGTTGCAGAAGGCCTCCCGGTGTATGAAGTCAAGCCTGAGCAAGGAAGAGGAAGGTCAAGAACCATGCATCGCAACTTGTTGCTGCCGTGTGATTACTTACCTCTGGAAACTCAGCCAAAAGCACCACCAAAGCAAGAGAAAAGAAGGGtgaaggagacagagacagaaaatgcagatcagaaagaggaagatgaagaagaggaatgGGTGTACTGTTACAAACCAGTAATACACTCTCAAATGCCCCATGCAGACGGAGTGATTGAGcgtgcagacacacaacaggACAGTGGTCAGGAGAAACAAAATTTGAGTGATGATGAATTGATTGAAGGAAGGCTCATAGCAAACACAGATGAgcctgaaacacagcaggaaaatgtgCCACAGGAAGAGAACTATCAGGACAGGGATGAGAGCTTAGTTGAAAAAGCAGTGGATGAAATTCCAGCATTCCAACATCCAGAGCCAcctggaggagaaaaagaacagaCAGATGGTGCACCAAGGAGGGAAAGACGAGCCCCTAAAGTCTTCACCTATGATCAACTTGGGACTCCAACATGCTATAGTACAGCATATGGAAATGAAAGGCTCTACCAACATCAGCCCATACAATATCAACACATTCGACcagtgacactgtggaccaATCCATTCCAGACCTACCAACCTATAATTATGCAAGGATACTAG
- the LOC115780069 gene encoding interferon-induced GTP-binding protein Mx-like isoform X1, whose amino-acid sequence MSTLNQQYEEKVRPCIDLIDKLRSLGVEKDLALPAIAVIGDQSSGKSSVLEALSGVALPRGVGIVTRCPLELKMTRKKKREGWHGKISYKNYEEEIERPALVEKKIREAQDKLVGNGIGISSELITLEIASPDVPDLTLIDLPGITRVAVNGQSENIGEQIKMLIQSIIKKQETISLVVVPCNVDIATTEALRMAQQVDPDGERTLGILTKPDLVDEGTEETVVKIVLNEVIPLKKGYMIVKCRGQKEITEKVSLTEALVKEEAFFKEHAHFQFLYDEGQATVAKLAEKLTLELVHHIQKSLPRLDEQIQKKLKGTKVKLDKLSNGPPSDASERLGFLIDRVSAFTQDAISLTKGEELRCGYKSNIFSTLRTKFEAWKEAIEKSGTNFSWNIQREVSQYEKKYRGRELPGFINYKTFEAMIQEQIKQLEEPAVQKLKQVSEIAKKELFELAQNSLVGFPNLIRTAMLKIEAIRNEREATAESMLRMQFQMELVVYTQDNTYGKMLAKRKREDEQQPVFPCGSAPKTLVNSNSSEATLKEMLKHLRSYYQIAGQRLADQVPLVIRYQMLQEFARQLHREMLQMLQDRERTETLLQEDSQTKIQREQFQKSLKRLSSARLLLTDFSMNTYNFSSNTSLKPDF is encoded by the exons ATGAGCACTCTGAACCAGCAGTATGAGGAGAAGGTCCGTCCCTGCATCGATCTCATTGATAAACTCCGCTCTCTCGGTGTAGAGAAGGACTTGGCGCTGCCCGCTATCGCCGTGATTGGAGACCAAAGCTCCGGgaagagctctgtgttggaGGCGCTGTCAGGGGTGGCACTGCCGAGAGGAGTTG GTATTGTGACAAGATGTCCATTGGAACTGAAGAtgacaagaaagaagaaaagagaggggTGGCATGGAAAGATAAGCTACAAGAACTATGAAGAAGAAATCGAAAGACCTGCACTTGTGGAGAAAAAGATTCGAGAAG CTCAAGATAAACTGGTGGGGAACGGGATTGGGATCAGCAGTGAGCTCATCACTCTGGAGATTGCATCCCCTGATGTTCCCGATCTGACGCTCATCGACCTGCCCGGCATCACCAGGGTGGCTGTCAATGGGCAGTCAGAGAACATTGGTGAACAG ATAAAAATGCTAATCCAGAGTATcatcaaaaaacaagaaaccatCAGCTTGGTGGTCGTTCCATGCAATGTGGACATTGCAACCACAGAAGCTTTGAGGATGGCGCAGCAGGTGGATCCTGATGGAGAGAGGACTTTGG gcaTCTTGACTAAACCTGACCTGGTGGACGAAGGCACAGAAGAGACAGTGGTTAAAATTGTCCTTAATGAAGTCATCCCTCTGAAGAAGGGTTACATGATTGTCAAATGCAGAGGTCAGAAGGAGATCACAGAGAAGGTGTCTCTTACGGAAGCTCTAGTAAAAGAGGAAGCCTTCTTCAAGGAGCATGCTCATTTCCA GTTTCTCTATGATGAAGGTCAGGCCACTGTTGCTAAACTGGCAGAAAAACTGACTCTTGAACTGGTGCATCATATCCAG AAGTCTCTGCCTCGGCTTGATGAGCAGatacagaagaaactgaaaggtACTAAGGTAAAGCTGGACAAATTAAGCAATGGACCTCCTTCTGATGCAAGTGAGAGACTTGGTTTCCTCATTGAT AGAGTGTCAGCATTCACACAGGATGCTATCAGTCTCACCAAAGGTGAAGAATTAAGATGTGGATACAAGTCCAACATCTTTTCCACGCTCAGAACTAAGTTTGAAGCATGGAAGGAAGCCATTGAGAAATCTGGAACAAATT TCAGCTGGAATATTCAGAGAGAGGTCTCTcagtatgaaaaaaagtatCGTGGAAGAGAGCTGCCAGGGTTTATCAACTATAAGACCTTTGAGGCCATGATCCAGGAGCAGATCAAACAGCTGGAAGAGCCTGCTGTCCAGAAACTCAAGCAAGTATCAg agaTTGCAAAGAAAGAGCTGTTTGAGTTGGCACAGAACAGCCTGGTTGGCTTTCCTAACCTCATCAGAACAGCAATG TTGAAGATTGAAGCCATCAGAAATGAAAGGGAAGCTACAGCAGAGTCCATGCTGAGGATGCAGTTCCAGATGGAGCTGGTTGTCTACACTCAGGACAACACATACGgcaagatgttagcaaagcGGAAGAGGGAAGATGAACAGCAGCCTGTTTTTCCCTGTGGTTCAGCCCCAAAAACCCTTGTGAACAGTAACAGCAGCGAGGCCACCCTGAAAGAGATGCTGAAACACCTTAGATCCTATTACCAA ATTGCCGGTCAGCGTCTGGCTGACCAGGTCCCCCTGGTGATCCGCTATCAGATGCTGCAGGAGTTTGCCAGGCAGCTGCACAGGGAGATGCTGCAGATGCTTCAGGACAGGGAGAGAACAGAGACCCTGCTTCAAGAAGACAGTCAAACAAAAATTCAGAGAGAACAATTTCAGAAGTCCCTTAAGCGCCTCTCAAGTGCTCGTCTTCTGTTGACTGATTTTAGTATGAACACATACAACTTCAGCTCAAACACAAGCTTAAAACCAGATTTCTAA